The following are encoded together in the Timaviella obliquedivisa GSE-PSE-MK23-08B genome:
- a CDS encoding PAS domain-containing protein, translating to MNSDQSTPEELSDPIATNLFNLDHATTRDAPFPIVAIAASAGGLEAFTQLLSHLPIDTGMAFVLIQHLDPAQKSLLTEILARTTTMPVSEAVEGIAVKPNEVYIIPPNKKMLLTKGVLRLTPREKTDGKYMPGDAFFISLAADRGNKAIAVVLSGADGDGSLGLTVIKAAGGVTFAQCEATAKFESMPNTAVATGKVDFVLPPQAIAQELATLSRSPFLSRPSPPQLMQALPEPGDALATIFTLLLRTTGVDFSLYKPNTIDRRMQRRMLLYRLERLEDYAQYLQEHPAEVQALYEEILIHVTSFFRDPQAFQALKERVFPSITRNKLADPIRIWVAGCSTGEEVYSIAICLLEFLSEQTTTPPIQIFATDISETAIGRARAGVYLENQMLDVSPERRQRFFILLEDGSYRISKAVRELCIFARQNLGSDPPFSNLDLISCRNVMIYLAEPLQKRVMPIFHYSLNSGGFLMLGTSESVGKAGDLFLLVEQRSKIYAKKLTATNPIFSFTTSPYPMVKKDEQPRALGNSTSRFNLQREIDQMILNRYAPVGVVVNDQMEILQLRGDTTPYLKLAAGAPNLNLLAMVDAGLSMDLRTAIFQAQTQNISVRQAGIQVELGDPSGICEAARSRVVNLEVIPIQSAIAESRYFLVLFEEAALPIQNSSPMLSEGAELGDWERENIQLRQALATTAQEKTVAQAYLQAMIQEQEYLNQDLRVANEEILSSNEELQSTNEELQTAKEEIQSSNEELTTTNEELRNSNLELQQVNNDLVNFLASINIPILVLDNDLRIRRFTPSAQQLFNLITTDIGRPFSDIRSSLEVPNLEARILEVMETLQAREQEVQTQAGYWYTLRIRPYRTTENQINGVMIVLSDINALKQSAATIESARNYAETIVETVPTPLVILDTDLRVNTASRSFYDTFQVSKAETEQSSLFALGNGQWNIPQLRSSLTDLLDNQVEIEDLEIEHYFERIGQKTMLLNACKLRRNDSLMLLLSIEDITERKQFETERSQLLMQEQSARKQAEMANQAKDEFLSNLSHELRSPLNSMMGWAKLLSSRTLDSTAEARALEVIEQSAKAQSQLIEDLLDTSRIVSGKLRLTTCPIDLLLVVESAIAIVQLSAQAKSIQIISSLNPVSILGDSDRLQQVLWNLLSNAIKFTPSGGRVEITLEALPTYAEIRVSDTGQGIEADLLPYIFDRFRQGDASSTKASQGLGLGLAIVRQLIELHGGTIQAESLGAAQGTTMIVRLPLQSLPQEPAPLNQNEPELTALDAPIASSSNAVLSLEGLHLLVVDDQVDTREMFQFVLEQHGAEVRAVASAKAAIAALSEYPNRYNVLISDIGMPGENGYFLIKQVRSLSAEAGGQIPAVALTGYAGEQERQMAIEAGFQAHIAKPVDPDQLVMIVARLTGRA from the coding sequence ATGAACTCTGACCAATCTACTCCAGAAGAATTATCTGATCCGATCGCGACTAATCTGTTTAACCTGGATCATGCCACTACTAGAGATGCACCCTTTCCGATTGTGGCGATCGCCGCTTCAGCGGGAGGACTAGAAGCCTTTACCCAGCTACTTAGCCATTTGCCGATCGACACGGGCATGGCATTTGTGCTGATTCAGCATTTAGATCCGGCACAAAAAAGCTTGTTGACCGAGATTCTTGCCAGAACGACAACAATGCCTGTATCTGAAGCAGTAGAAGGCATTGCGGTGAAGCCGAACGAAGTCTACATTATTCCGCCCAATAAGAAAATGCTGTTAACTAAAGGAGTCTTGCGCCTGACTCCTCGTGAGAAAACTGATGGGAAATACATGCCAGGAGATGCATTTTTTATCTCCCTTGCCGCCGATCGCGGGAATAAGGCGATCGCGGTTGTGTTGTCGGGAGCCGACGGAGACGGTTCACTGGGGCTAACGGTAATCAAGGCGGCTGGAGGCGTGACCTTTGCCCAATGTGAAGCCACGGCAAAATTTGAGAGTATGCCGAATACTGCTGTTGCGACCGGAAAAGTCGATTTTGTCCTGCCGCCTCAAGCCATTGCCCAAGAGTTGGCAACTCTCAGCCGCAGTCCCTTTCTCTCTCGTCCAAGTCCTCCCCAACTCATGCAGGCACTGCCCGAACCAGGAGATGCCTTGGCAACAATTTTTACCTTACTACTGAGGACAACGGGCGTTGATTTTAGTCTTTATAAACCGAATACGATCGATCGCCGAATGCAACGCCGGATGCTGTTGTACAGACTGGAGCGATTAGAAGATTATGCCCAATATCTTCAAGAACATCCGGCTGAAGTCCAGGCTTTGTATGAAGAAATTCTGATCCACGTCACCAGTTTCTTTCGTGACCCGCAGGCTTTTCAAGCGCTGAAGGAGCGGGTTTTCCCCAGTATTACCCGAAATAAATTAGCAGATCCTATTCGGATTTGGGTGGCAGGATGTTCGACAGGCGAAGAAGTTTACTCGATCGCTATCTGCCTACTAGAGTTTTTGAGTGAGCAAACGACCACGCCACCCATCCAAATTTTCGCCACAGATATTAGTGAGACAGCGATCGGCAGAGCTAGAGCCGGGGTTTATTTGGAAAACCAAATGCTAGACGTTTCGCCCGAACGACGGCAGCGTTTCTTTATTTTGTTAGAAGACGGAAGCTACCGAATTAGTAAAGCAGTCCGCGAACTGTGTATTTTTGCCCGCCAAAACTTAGGCAGCGACCCGCCCTTTTCTAACCTCGATCTAATTAGCTGTCGCAACGTGATGATTTATCTGGCAGAGCCGTTGCAAAAGCGGGTAATGCCCATTTTTCACTACAGCCTTAACTCTGGCGGTTTTCTCATGCTGGGCACTTCCGAAAGTGTAGGTAAGGCTGGGGATTTATTTTTGCTGGTAGAGCAACGCTCTAAGATTTATGCTAAAAAATTAACCGCGACAAATCCGATTTTCTCGTTTACGACCAGTCCCTATCCCATGGTTAAAAAAGACGAGCAACCGCGAGCATTAGGCAATTCGACAAGTCGATTTAATTTACAGCGAGAAATCGACCAGATGATCCTCAATCGTTATGCGCCTGTAGGGGTTGTGGTCAATGACCAAATGGAGATTTTGCAACTGCGCGGAGACACAACACCCTACCTTAAGCTGGCAGCGGGAGCGCCCAACCTAAACTTGTTGGCAATGGTGGATGCTGGCTTATCAATGGATCTGCGTACCGCAATTTTTCAAGCCCAAACCCAGAATATTTCAGTTCGGCAAGCCGGAATTCAGGTTGAATTGGGCGACCCTAGCGGTATCTGCGAAGCAGCGCGCTCTAGGGTCGTTAACCTTGAAGTGATTCCGATTCAGTCGGCGATCGCTGAATCACGCTACTTTCTAGTGCTGTTTGAAGAGGCTGCACTGCCCATTCAGAATTCTAGCCCCATGCTCTCTGAAGGCGCAGAATTAGGCGATTGGGAGCGTGAAAACATCCAGTTAAGACAGGCACTTGCAACCACCGCGCAAGAAAAAACAGTGGCTCAAGCGTATCTGCAAGCCATGATTCAGGAGCAAGAGTATCTTAACCAAGACCTGAGAGTTGCTAACGAAGAAATTCTATCAAGTAATGAGGAGTTGCAAAGCACCAATGAAGAACTCCAAACTGCTAAAGAAGAAATTCAATCCTCTAACGAAGAACTCACCACCACCAACGAAGAACTTCGTAACTCAAATCTTGAACTTCAGCAAGTCAATAACGACCTGGTAAACTTTCTTGCCAGTATCAATATTCCGATCTTGGTACTGGATAACGATTTGCGAATTCGCCGCTTTACACCCTCAGCGCAGCAACTTTTTAATTTGATTACTACAGATATTGGGCGACCCTTTAGCGATATTCGATCTAGCCTTGAGGTTCCTAACCTGGAAGCCAGGATTTTAGAGGTGATGGAGACGCTTCAAGCCAGAGAACAAGAAGTTCAGACTCAGGCAGGATATTGGTATACGCTTCGCATTCGCCCTTATCGCACCACCGAAAACCAGATTAACGGTGTGATGATTGTTTTAAGTGATATTAACGCGCTCAAGCAGAGTGCTGCAACGATAGAGTCGGCTCGAAACTATGCTGAAACGATCGTCGAGACGGTACCCACGCCTTTAGTCATTCTAGATACTGACCTGCGAGTGAACACTGCCAGTCGATCGTTCTACGATACGTTTCAGGTTTCAAAGGCTGAAACCGAGCAATCCTCTCTGTTTGCGCTAGGCAATGGGCAGTGGAACATTCCTCAACTGCGCTCTAGCTTGACCGATCTTTTGGACAATCAGGTGGAGATTGAGGATCTGGAGATCGAGCATTATTTTGAGCGAATTGGGCAAAAAACGATGTTGCTCAATGCCTGTAAGCTCCGACGAAATGATTCCCTCATGCTGCTGCTGTCGATCGAAGATATTACAGAGCGTAAGCAGTTTGAAACTGAGCGATCGCAACTTTTAATGCAGGAGCAATCTGCCCGGAAACAGGCGGAAATGGCAAACCAAGCGAAGGACGAGTTTCTCTCAAACCTTTCCCACGAATTGCGTAGCCCGCTGAATTCTATGATGGGTTGGGCAAAGCTGCTGAGTAGTCGCACGCTGGATAGCACTGCCGAGGCTCGTGCCCTAGAAGTGATTGAGCAGAGCGCCAAAGCCCAATCCCAGCTTATTGAAGATTTGCTTGATACTTCTCGCATTGTCAGCGGAAAGCTGCGGCTGACTACTTGCCCAATCGATCTGCTATTGGTAGTGGAATCGGCGATCGCCATTGTGCAACTCTCGGCGCAGGCAAAAAGCATTCAAATTATTTCATCGTTAAATCCGGTGTCTATTCTGGGGGATAGCGATCGCCTTCAGCAAGTTTTATGGAATCTGCTCTCTAACGCTATTAAATTCACGCCATCGGGTGGACGAGTCGAAATCACTCTGGAAGCTTTGCCGACCTACGCAGAAATTCGAGTCAGCGACACCGGACAAGGGATTGAGGCAGACTTGTTGCCCTATATCTTCGATCGCTTTCGCCAAGGTGATGCTAGCAGCACAAAAGCCAGTCAAGGTCTAGGATTGGGGCTGGCGATCGTGCGGCAGCTAATTGAACTGCATGGCGGCACCATTCAAGCTGAAAGTTTGGGTGCAGCGCAAGGAACCACCATGATTGTACGCCTGCCTCTGCAATCGTTACCTCAAGAACCTGCACCACTGAATCAGAATGAGCCAGAACTCACTGCATTAGATGCGCCTATTGCTAGCTCAAGTAATGCAGTTCTTTCGCTAGAAGGGTTACACCTATTAGTGGTTGATGACCAGGTGGATACCCGTGAGATGTTTCAATTTGTCCTAGAACAGCATGGAGCAGAAGTGCGGGCTGTTGCTAGTGCCAAAGCCGCGATCGCCGCTCTCAGCGAATACCCTAATCGATACAATGTGCTGATCTCTGATATTGGAATGCCAGGGGAAAATGGCTACTTTCTAATTAAACAAGTCCGATCGCTTAGTGCTGAAGCTGGAGGACAAATTCCTGCTGTTGCGCTGACTGGCTACGCTGGTGAGCAAGAGCGACAAATGGCGATCGAGGCTGGGTTCCAAGCTCATATCGCTAAACCTGTTGATCCAGATCAGTTAGTAATGATAGTTGCTAGATTAACGGGACGCGCTTGA
- the rseP gene encoding RIP metalloprotease RseP → MSVFAAIAVLAVLIVVHELGHFLAARLQGIYVNRFSIGFGPVLLKYQGAQTEYAIRAFPLGGFVGFPDDDPDSKIPPSDPNLLRNRPVLDRAIVISAGVIANLIFAYLVFVVQFAGVGIPEKFDFQPGVIVPEVITQDAPAAQAGIKAGDIVLAVDDKALGASEASIKDLMEVIRANPNKPLAFTILRGEETLTLNVTPKVADDGVAKIGVQLAPNGSIAQYRRPKGVGEVLSLAADQFQETLKRTAQGFYTLITNFSAVADQVAGPVKIVEQGAGMVKANAISLFPFAAIISINLAIINILPLPALDGGQLAFLLIEALRGKPLPMRLQENVMQTGLFLLLGLGVFLIIRDTTQLTVVKQLFQQ, encoded by the coding sequence ATGTCAGTCTTTGCGGCGATCGCAGTTCTTGCAGTGTTGATTGTAGTCCACGAACTGGGGCACTTCCTAGCAGCGCGTCTGCAAGGTATTTATGTCAACCGCTTTTCTATTGGCTTTGGTCCTGTGCTGCTCAAGTACCAAGGGGCACAAACTGAATATGCGATTCGAGCTTTCCCCTTAGGCGGATTTGTCGGCTTTCCCGACGATGACCCGGATAGTAAAATTCCGCCCAGTGACCCTAATCTCCTGCGCAACCGTCCGGTGCTGGATCGGGCGATCGTCATTAGCGCCGGAGTCATTGCAAACTTAATCTTTGCGTACCTTGTCTTTGTCGTCCAGTTTGCCGGGGTCGGTATTCCCGAAAAATTTGACTTTCAGCCCGGTGTCATCGTTCCTGAAGTGATCACCCAAGATGCTCCTGCGGCACAAGCTGGAATTAAAGCAGGTGACATTGTTTTGGCAGTAGATGATAAGGCGCTAGGAGCTTCTGAGGCTTCTATTAAAGATTTAATGGAAGTGATTCGAGCTAATCCTAATAAACCACTAGCTTTTACGATTTTACGAGGCGAAGAAACCCTAACCCTCAACGTCACCCCCAAGGTAGCAGATGATGGCGTTGCCAAGATTGGCGTACAACTTGCCCCCAATGGCAGCATTGCCCAGTATCGCCGCCCTAAAGGCGTAGGCGAAGTTCTATCCTTGGCAGCAGATCAGTTTCAAGAAACCTTGAAAAGAACTGCTCAAGGTTTCTATACCCTGATCACAAACTTCTCGGCAGTCGCCGATCAGGTGGCAGGGCCTGTCAAGATTGTGGAGCAAGGTGCAGGAATGGTGAAAGCAAATGCCATTAGCTTATTCCCCTTCGCCGCTATTATCAGTATCAATCTTGCAATCATTAACATCTTGCCCTTACCTGCACTGGATGGCGGTCAACTGGCATTCTTGCTCATTGAAGCACTGCGTGGTAAGCCTCTGCCGATGCGGTTGCAGGAAAATGTTATGCAGACAGGCTTATTTTTGCTGTTGGGCTTGGGCGTATTTCTAATCATTCGCGATACAACCCAACTGACAGTGGTTAAACAACTTTTTCAACAGTAA
- the nth gene encoding endonuclease III, with the protein MPRKLAPKKQRALEILARLKRLYPNAVCSLDYETPIQLLVATILSAQCTDERVNKVTPELFRQYPDALSLASADLEDIVALVRSTGFYRNKSKNIQAACRMIVTEFGGEVPRTMAEMIRLPGAARKTANVVLAHAYGINAGVTVDTHVKRLCGRLGLTEHIDPIHIERDLMKLLPQPDWENWSIRLIYHGRAVCNARKPACDRCELSDLCSFYKDPLI; encoded by the coding sequence GTGCCGCGCAAACTTGCCCCTAAAAAGCAACGCGCCTTAGAAATTTTGGCGCGTCTTAAGCGGCTGTACCCTAATGCCGTTTGCTCCTTGGACTACGAAACCCCAATTCAACTCCTAGTAGCAACCATCCTTTCAGCGCAATGCACCGATGAGCGCGTCAACAAAGTTACCCCGGAACTCTTCCGCCAGTATCCAGATGCCCTTTCTCTCGCGAGCGCTGACTTGGAAGATATCGTCGCTCTAGTGCGTTCCACAGGCTTTTATCGGAACAAATCTAAAAACATTCAAGCGGCGTGTCGTATGATTGTGACGGAATTTGGGGGTGAAGTGCCGCGTACTATGGCAGAGATGATAAGACTTCCTGGAGCCGCTCGGAAAACAGCGAATGTGGTGTTGGCTCATGCCTATGGCATTAATGCGGGTGTGACGGTGGATACCCACGTGAAACGACTGTGTGGCAGGCTGGGCTTAACTGAGCATATCGACCCGATTCATATTGAACGAGATTTAATGAAGCTGTTGCCTCAGCCAGATTGGGAAAACTGGTCGATTCGCTTGATCTATCATGGGCGGGCGGTTTGCAATGCACGGAAGCCTGCTTGCGATCGCTGCGAATTATCCGATCTATGTTCTTTCTACAAAGATCCGCTAATATAG
- the rpsN gene encoding 30S ribosomal protein S14, whose translation MAKKSMIEREKKRIRTVAKYAQKREALLEEFSKAPTQQERVEIHRKIQQLPRNSAQTRVRNRCWMTGRPRGYYRDFGLSRHVFREMAHQGLLPGVVKSSW comes from the coding sequence ATGGCAAAGAAGAGCATGATTGAGCGTGAAAAAAAGCGCATCAGAACGGTCGCTAAATACGCTCAGAAACGAGAAGCATTGTTAGAAGAGTTTTCCAAGGCACCAACTCAGCAAGAGCGGGTCGAAATTCATCGCAAAATTCAACAGCTACCCCGCAATAGTGCTCAAACACGAGTGCGTAACCGTTGCTGGATGACGGGTCGCCCTAGAGGGTATTACCGTGATTTTGGGCTGTCTCGCCACGTTTTTCGGGAAATGGCGCATCAGGGTTTGTTGCCCGGTGTCGTGAAGTCGAGCTGGTAG
- a CDS encoding tetratricopeptide repeat protein: MAKPIDDKFGTFVPPCERVWENQASRNTFTDIRKAKRLSEKSRLLSNLPPKSPILGDFEEGVARKSPKMGGWGASVRIFDTSQTSSEADCLIEKAIEQYQLQFFQASLKTFQQALVICRTSKDWQGQGKALGGMGLVYYMVGNYPESIACSHQSLGIARHIQDRMTERQALGNLGNAYRHLEDFARAIEFKQQSLVIAQDIADRRGELAALSNLGMLHKAMGNCEQAISYYHQSLIIARELPDLQAEAQVLRNLGNAHHAMSNYAETVRCYELLLSLIRQIAGRQSEIQILKNLASACHSLGDFNKAISYHQEQLAIVLELQDYETAAQTLENLGILYTDLGRNGEALECYETRLAIAHSMQNSSLEKQTTNALKATYCTMGDFAKASQYPV; the protein is encoded by the coding sequence ATGGCTAAACCAATAGATGACAAGTTTGGGACATTCGTTCCCCCTTGCGAACGAGTTTGGGAAAATCAAGCATCTAGAAATACGTTCACTGATATTCGTAAAGCTAAGAGGTTGTCTGAGAAGTCTAGGTTGCTATCCAATCTGCCCCCTAAATCCCCCATTTTGGGGGACTTTGAAGAAGGAGTGGCTCGGAAGTCCCCCAAAATGGGGGGTTGGGGGGCGAGTGTAAGAATCTTTGATACTTCTCAGACATCCTCTGAAGCCGATTGCTTGATAGAAAAAGCGATCGAGCAATATCAACTCCAATTCTTTCAAGCATCCCTGAAAACATTTCAACAGGCTTTAGTCATTTGTCGCACGTCTAAAGACTGGCAGGGTCAAGGTAAAGCGCTGGGCGGCATGGGGCTTGTTTACTATATGGTTGGCAACTATCCAGAGTCGATCGCTTGCTCACACCAAAGTTTGGGAATTGCCCGTCACATTCAAGATCGCATGACCGAGCGACAAGCGTTAGGCAACTTGGGCAATGCTTATCGACATTTAGAGGACTTTGCCAGGGCGATCGAATTTAAGCAGCAAAGCCTGGTTATTGCTCAAGACATTGCCGATCGCCGGGGCGAATTAGCAGCACTCAGCAACTTAGGAATGCTACACAAAGCGATGGGCAACTGTGAACAGGCAATTTCTTACTATCACCAAAGCCTCATCATTGCCAGAGAACTCCCCGATTTGCAAGCCGAGGCTCAAGTGTTGCGCAACTTAGGCAATGCTCATCATGCCATGTCAAATTACGCTGAAACAGTCCGCTGCTACGAACTGCTCCTGTCGTTGATTCGTCAGATTGCAGGTCGGCAATCTGAAATCCAAATCTTGAAAAATTTGGCGAGTGCTTGCCACAGTTTAGGCGACTTTAATAAAGCAATTTCCTACCACCAGGAACAGTTAGCGATCGTGTTAGAACTTCAAGACTACGAGACTGCTGCCCAAACGCTGGAAAACCTCGGAATACTTTACACAGACTTAGGACGCAATGGAGAAGCGCTTGAATGTTACGAAACCCGCTTGGCGATCGCTCACTCCATGCAAAACAGTTCGCTTGAAAAGCAGACAACTAATGCTCTTAAAGCTACCTACTGCACCATGGGTGACTTCGCCAAAGCCAGTCAATATCCAGTTTGA
- a CDS encoding B12-binding domain-containing radical SAM protein: MTSAFAAEHLLFTPAVPSESAIATIFAFPNEYTVGITSLGYQIVWATLASRTDVQVSRLFTDIHEPLPLRPELVGFSFSWELDYVNILSLLERLEIPVRAMARSDDHPLVFGGGSVLTANPEPLADFFDVILLGDGETLLEDFINAFQQVRHADRSTQLRHLAQVPGIYVPSLYAVTYESTEGNISAIEAIAGIPAQVQRQTYRSNILSASTVVTEKAAWESIFMVEVVRSCPEMCRFCLASYLTLPFRVASLEGSLIPAIARGLKVTNRLGLLGASVTQHPEFETLLDHLNQPQYDDVRLSLASVRTNTVTEKLAQTLVKHQSRSITIAVESGSDRLRQIVNKKLTNDEITQAAINTKAGGLSALKLYGMVGIPGEEWDDLEQTVIMMRNLKKAAPGLRLTLGCSTFVPKAHTPFQWFGVSPEAEKRLKFLQKQLRPQGIDFRPESYNWSVIQALISRGDRRLSHLLEQVRHYGDTLGSYRRAFKELRGTLPELDFYVHADWSTDQILPWSHLQGTLPQATLVKHRDAALAIPA; this comes from the coding sequence GTGACCTCTGCTTTTGCCGCCGAACATCTTTTATTTACGCCCGCTGTCCCTAGTGAATCGGCGATCGCGACTATCTTTGCTTTTCCCAATGAATACACCGTCGGGATCACTAGCTTGGGTTATCAAATTGTTTGGGCAACGTTAGCCTCTCGGACAGATGTTCAGGTCAGCCGCTTATTTACTGATATCCACGAGCCGTTGCCGCTGCGACCCGAACTCGTGGGCTTCTCTTTTTCCTGGGAGTTAGATTACGTCAATATCTTGAGCTTATTAGAACGGCTCGAAATTCCGGTTCGGGCTATGGCTCGAAGCGACGACCATCCGTTAGTGTTTGGCGGCGGCTCGGTACTCACTGCCAATCCTGAGCCGTTAGCAGATTTCTTCGATGTGATTTTGCTGGGAGATGGTGAGACGCTACTCGAAGATTTTATTAACGCTTTCCAACAGGTTCGTCATGCCGATCGCTCGACCCAATTACGCCACTTAGCTCAGGTTCCAGGTATTTATGTCCCTAGCCTCTATGCAGTGACTTACGAAAGCACAGAGGGCAATATTTCTGCAATTGAGGCGATCGCTGGAATTCCGGCTCAGGTACAGAGACAAACCTACCGCAGCAATATCCTGTCAGCTTCGACCGTCGTGACCGAGAAAGCAGCGTGGGAAAGCATTTTTATGGTGGAAGTGGTGCGAAGCTGTCCAGAAATGTGTCGGTTCTGCCTTGCCAGCTACCTCACCTTGCCGTTTCGAGTTGCTAGCTTAGAAGGCTCGTTGATTCCGGCGATCGCTCGTGGATTAAAAGTAACCAATCGTCTGGGGTTACTGGGCGCTTCAGTCACGCAGCATCCAGAATTTGAAACACTGTTAGACCACTTAAATCAGCCTCAGTACGACGATGTTCGCCTCAGCTTGGCATCGGTGCGTACCAATACAGTTACTGAGAAATTGGCGCAGACGCTCGTGAAGCACCAGAGTCGCTCAATTACGATCGCGGTGGAGAGTGGCAGCGATCGCCTTCGCCAAATTGTCAACAAAAAGTTAACTAACGACGAGATTACCCAAGCCGCTATCAATACCAAAGCGGGCGGACTCAGCGCTCTCAAGCTTTATGGCATGGTTGGTATTCCTGGCGAAGAATGGGACGACCTGGAGCAAACGGTAATAATGATGCGTAACCTTAAAAAAGCTGCTCCTGGGCTACGGCTAACTCTAGGATGCAGCACCTTTGTCCCCAAAGCCCATACGCCGTTTCAATGGTTTGGGGTTAGCCCAGAAGCCGAAAAGCGGCTAAAGTTTTTGCAAAAGCAATTACGCCCCCAAGGTATTGATTTTCGTCCAGAAAGCTATAACTGGTCAGTGATTCAGGCGTTGATTTCTAGAGGCGATCGTCGTCTTTCCCATTTGTTAGAACAGGTGCGGCATTACGGAGACACCCTCGGTAGCTATCGTCGTGCCTTCAAGGAGCTACGAGGAACTTTGCCAGAGTTAGACTTTTATGTTCATGCCGATTGGTCAACCGATCAGATTCTTCCTTGGAGCCATCTTCAAGGAACGCTGCCCCAAGCGACTCTAGTAAAACATCGAGATGCTGCTCTTGCTATTCCTGCATAA
- a CDS encoding DNA-3-methyladenine glycosylase, whose translation MAPSWLSRPSPEVAPDLLGCTLVRQFPDGQIFRGLIVETEAYAPGDPACHAYRRQTVRNRVMFGAAGMSYVYLIYGMYHCLNVVTDLEGVPSAVLIRALQLEAIPDWITPQPIKKPYLVAAGPGKLCRALKIDLSLTAQPFQPNSALWLEHRTKNFQQEYDRQVIQFVQTTRIGLTQGADIPWRWYIQDCPAVSRFDKVKTPQKGSEFLQNSDPLNLNSTVVDELPKAVPEALEPDGQQDCGD comes from the coding sequence ATTGCTCCAAGCTGGCTTTCTCGTCCTTCTCCAGAAGTCGCCCCCGACCTACTGGGCTGTACTCTGGTGCGCCAATTTCCTGATGGACAGATCTTTCGGGGGTTGATTGTAGAAACAGAGGCTTATGCTCCTGGCGACCCAGCCTGCCATGCTTATCGGCGTCAAACTGTCCGAAATAGAGTCATGTTTGGGGCAGCCGGAATGAGCTATGTGTATTTGATTTACGGCATGTATCACTGTTTAAATGTGGTGACTGACCTAGAGGGGGTGCCTAGCGCCGTTTTGATTCGGGCACTGCAATTAGAAGCAATACCCGATTGGATTACTCCCCAACCCATTAAAAAACCTTATCTAGTGGCAGCAGGCCCTGGAAAACTTTGTCGAGCATTAAAGATTGATTTAAGCCTGACGGCACAGCCCTTTCAACCCAACTCCGCTCTATGGCTGGAGCATCGGACTAAAAACTTTCAGCAGGAATACGATCGCCAAGTCATTCAGTTTGTTCAAACCACTCGAATTGGCTTGACGCAAGGCGCAGATATTCCTTGGCGGTGGTATATCCAGGATTGCCCAGCCGTCTCTCGGTTTGACAAGGTAAAAACCCCGCAAAAAGGGTCAGAATTTCTACAAAACTCTGACCCCTTAAACCTAAACTCTACTGTGGTAGACGAGCTACCTAAGGCTGTGCCTGAGGCGCTGGAGCCGGACGGGCAGCAGGATTGCGGCGATTAG